TAAATTTATATCGATATATTTTTCTTAATCTTACATTCACCAACCCCATATATCCACCTCCATGTGCCCCTCCACCTCCGAACCACCCTCCACCACCTCCTATGTACAttcccaccaccacctcctgCACCATagcttctctctctatttttttttaacataaaatCCACCTAACTGTCCATCGGAGGATTGATTGGTAAACCCTGGGTCGCATGGAAGACCCTGCAATCCCCATGGATCAATTGAGACATGAGCTGAGACCCAATGTGGGAAGATAACACAAGGGTGACATTCGTACACGCTGGGCTGAGTAAGGATCCAACtcgtaaattgtgataaaattagaAACACCTAGGGACTGGGACTTGAATTCATGACCCCCGCTTGCGTTAAGAGTTACTGCGGTCAAGTTCACTATATCAGTCAATAACCTATTGTTTTCTGCACCCTCTCTCCTTCACCAGCTACACCACCTTTACTACCACCATACTCAGCTTCTCTTTGCAGATCTAAAACTTGAAACTTTCTCTTTCACACTTGAATTTGATGATGCCTACTATTTAGTGGGAAATCACATGCAATATCATCTTGTATTTCATTAACGTGGGTCCAGTCCATCTTAGTTTGCTTGTTTAGTGGGATATCTATTTTCGTCTTCACGCCAGAGAATTCTATCATCGCCATCACATTCtcctcattatatatatatatatatatctcgcCCCCAACAACTtaacttcaaacaaattctacacAGGGCCCAGATCTAGAATTACGAAATTGGCACTGCAAAATCTTTGTCAGTCGGCCCTATTAAGGCTTCTCTTCTCCAGCCCAGGTTGGAACCTCATATCTGGGTCAGGAGGCCCGATCTATATTCATGAGAATCATGATGCATGAACCATGTTGGGCCTGGACAAGAGGTCCAAATATATGATAAAAAATGCTTAACAtcgcagtttttttttttccctttcccaTCCAGCTATCCCAAATACTGAGATGAACGcatatgattcatgtgaaattgtGGGCCTCACACAAACCATATGAAATTTTGTGCGTCAATCTTAGCATTTGAGATAATTAGGACAAAAAATACTGCGATCCGTAAAACtgttgatatatatatgattgttCCCCCTTCACACCCACTTCATTTCCACCATCATTTCATTGTCAACTAAACATCACCTGTGTTATAAACCTACTTTGAAGGTGTTGCATTCTTTAATGCTGGTGCAATTCTAACCCAGCCAATACTTCCTAGCCCTGGTGTTGGAGATGAATTGTTAAACTAAACTATAAATGTAGCCTTTGCTTCCTCTTTGCGtgttcaaattaaacaaaacttgaTAGAATTCGTTAATCGAACCCACACAACTTCTTCTTTGCATGCTCAATATTTTCTAATCAATCGCACCTTTTATCATCCCCTGTCTCTCTTCCCCTTTAATGTCCTATCCACTCAACGCAATTTACCAGAAATACATTCTATCACAGGATCAGTAGAAGGCTCAAAGGGAACACTAACATGGGTGTTGTTGTTGCTCTCCTTTTCCTGTCTCTCCTTGTCCTCTCAAGTAAGTTGAAGCAAAACCAAAGatactttctttccattaaCTAATTGATGTAGAAATAGTGTTTCAAGTTAATTATAAGCAAACCGGCTAGTAGGATCGAAAGTCATTAactcaaaattgcgcgaaacttGAGCGAGAGACTCGATTCGACGTGGTTGTCAAATTCCACCGTCTAGGACCTCAAATGGGCATTTTAGTGGTTTTCCACCAATATTTTCGTAATTTCGCGTTTTGTGTTTTGAGAGTGTTTTCTCTTTGTATGGTGAATTCCAGTGTTGGTGTTTTAGGTTAAACGTTGGATTGTGAGTTTACGACTGCATCACTCATTCAGACTTTCATAATTTGTGGACAGCAGATGCACAGACATCAAACAGAATTGGAGTAAACTATGGCCGACTTGGAGACAATCTGCCATCATCATACCAATCAATTGAGCTCATCCATTCAATGAAAGCAGGACAGGTGAAGCTGTATGATGCCAATCCAGAAATCTTGAAACTCTTGTCAGGCACTGATCTCCACGTCGCGATTATGGTCCCTAATCATGACATAATCACCATTGCTTCCAATCAAAGCATTGCCAATGAATGGATTCACACCAACCTCCTCCAAGACTATCCTGAAACCAAGATCAGATTCATTCTCGTAGGCAATCAAGTCCTTAGTGGAAATCCAGACATTTGGCCTCATTTAGTTCCTGCAATGCAGAGAATCAAGAACTCTCTGAAAATCCTTAATATCAAGAACATAAAGATTAGTACCCCTCTAGCCATGGACGTACTTGAAACAACATTCTTCCCACCATCAAATGCTACTTTCAGGTTCGAAATCGAGTCCGTAATACTGCCATTGCTGCATTTCTTGAACGGGACTAAGTCGTACTTCAGCATCAATGTCTACCCTTATTTTCCATGGTCAGATAACCCCACAAGCATTGATCTTGACTTTGCACTAATGAGAGGAAATCACAGTCACACCGATCTCAGCAGCGGATTAATCTACGCTAACCTGCTCGACGAAATGCTCGACTCACTTCATTTCGCCATGGCCAAGCTTGGACACCATACCATTCGCATAATGATAACAGAAACCGGCTGGCCTCACGCTGGCGATTTCGATCAACCGGGTGCAAACATTTACAATGCAGCCACCTACAACCGCAATTTGATCCAGAAATTCACTGCTGACCCTCCAGTTGGTACCCCAGCGCGCCCAAATGCAGTGATACCGGTTTTCATCTTCTCACTGTTCGACGAGAATCGAAAGAGTGGTCCGGGAACGGAGAGGAACTGGGGCTTGGTGAGCTCTGATGGAAGGCCTGTATATGAAATTGATATGAGTGGGACAGGGGTGACAGAGTATGGTCCTTTGCCGGCGGCACGGAATAATAGACCTTATAAGGGAAAGCTTTGGTGTGTTGTGGGTAGAGGAGCTAATTCTTCAGAGCTTGAACAAGCAATAAGTAAGGTGTGCAATCAGGGCAATGGGACTTGCGATGCTTTGATGCCAGGAAAGGAGTGTTATCGGCCAATTTCGCCGACTTGGCATGGGAGCTATGCGTTTAGTTCGTATTGGGCTAAGTTTAGGAGTGTAGGTGCCAATTGCTACTTCAATGGACTTGCTCAGCAAACTACAAGAAATCCTAGTAAGTATTGTTATTTCAAATTTGGTGCCTGTTCTACACTTGTTGATTTTCAATATTATAATCCCACGTCGGTCTGGTATAATCCAGCCTGAATGGCCTATAAACAAAGCTTATGCACTCTCACATCAACAACGTGTTTATTGACATAAGTATCATTGACGATGGCTCATGAATAACAAAGCCTTACGGGGCTCGATTTATCCATATTGAACCTGTCAACCCATAGAAGACTAATTTGGTTATTTTTTTGAGCAGGCCGTGGATCTTGCGAGTTCCCAAGCGTGACCCTTTGAAGCATAAATCATCTTCATCTTTCAAGCATCAATGGAGATGATCATATAATGAAATGATTTGCTTTATTTTTgcgttctcttttttttattactattgAATAGGTAAGAAAATGTTGAGCCTTCTTTGGCAAGCAAGAATGAAACCAAAATCCCAACATCCCTAGGGTTTAGTAGTTGGTTGGAGTGTCATGGTTATGATGTTTGATTAAacaagaaaattgcagattATATGAAAGAAAGTGTCATGCTTATGATGAAGCTCTGTAATTCAAATCCCAAATTGAAATAACAACAGTAACAACAAACATTTCAcagaaaatcaatcaatcaatttctCATGAGAAACTACTGTCACGTCCCCGACCCGAAGGTCAAGGGCGTGGCTATGCCACGTACTCATGAGTTACCCCACAAACACGTAAGATTGAAGAGTATGCCTTAACCTAAACATATAATATCCTGACATAATCAATCCAATACTAACTCATATAAAAACTGGAATGAATTTACTAAATAAAGTTCATATGCAATCGGCCAACGTTTGGATGCTTGTTTGAATTTATCTAATTCAGAATTTCTTACAAAGAAGCAAATAATAGAGTCTCGTAAAAACATGGTTAGGTAAAAACCATACAATACAATACCGAAGAAAATGGGCCGCACTCAAAGAACAAATAAAGGCGGCCTTGTTTTCCATGGGCCAAAACTGTAACTTTCAATAGAGACTATCATTCAAGGCCCAATAGTATTCAAAATAGTGGATCGAATCCATTACCAGATCGGGCCATATAGGCTTTCACATAACATATGCTTGGGCCTGTCTAATCCTAAACAAATTAGGTCTTATGACCAATACTCTTCGGCCGAGCCTGATCTCCAACGTACAACGGGCTATTAATTTGGTCCCGTGTCGAAGTTCATTGCGCTAGACTGAGGTCGATAATGTGACTCTCAACTCCCCCAAGAAGCACGCCTTTGTAATCGACCCATGGAACTTAGAAAACCCCCAAGGAATTACATGACACCGATTCGAACACCCGACCTAAGAGATATTTCACCTCTAAGCCCGATGATATAATCACTAAGCTAATGccaagttattttttttttggtaaccgagaactATACCATAGTTTGTTCGATATGAGTTCGTCAGACCCTTGCCCATAAAAATTTCTCACTTAACGACAGGGTAAATTGACGCAAAATCCAACATGTGGGCACAACGTTTACATGAAAACAAGTACCCATAACAATTTCTTAAACAAGTCGGTCTATAAGTCTATGACCTCCCTATATTTATAATCCCCTCAATTTATGACCAATACTCCTTTCCTTAATTTCCGTATAAATCTCAACTTTAATAAAAGCTTatcacaatcacaatcacaatcacaatcatCATGActcacatcatatatatatatatatatcgatatATCAACTTCAATTCcttctttttaattaattttcatcaaaTAACTTGGTTTATCTTTGAACCTATCCATTTATCATGTTTGATGCACAGTTGCACACATAGTACCTTGTTGTA
This DNA window, taken from Tripterygium wilfordii isolate XIE 37 chromosome 20, ASM1340144v1, whole genome shotgun sequence, encodes the following:
- the LOC119987486 gene encoding probable glucan endo-1,3-beta-glucosidase A6, with amino-acid sequence MKAGQVKLYDANPEILKLLSGTDLHVAIMVPNHDIITIASNQSIANEWIHTNLLQDYPETKIRFILVGNQVLSGNPDIWPHLVPAMQRIKNSLKILNIKNIKISTPLAMDVLETTFFPPSNATFRFEIESVILPLLHFLNGTKSYFSINVYPYFPWSDNPTSIDLDFALMRGNHSHTDLSSGLIYANLLDEMLDSLHFAMAKLGHHTIRIMITETGWPHAGDFDQPGANIYNAATYNRNLIQKFTADPPVGTPARPNAVIPVFIFSLFDENRKSGPGTERNWGLVSSDGRPVYEIDMSGTGVTEYGPLPAARNNRPYKGKLWCVVGRGANSSELEQAISKVCNQGNGTCDALMPGKECYRPISPTWHGSYAFSSYWAKFRSVGANCYFNGLAQQTTRNPSKYCYFKFGACSTLVDFQYYNPTSVWYNPA